Proteins encoded within one genomic window of Gallus gallus isolate bGalGal1 chromosome 1, bGalGal1.mat.broiler.GRCg7b, whole genome shotgun sequence:
- the LOC418658 gene encoding arylsulfatase D isoform X3 — protein MIAVLPCTAIAAILFRTYFLMALTSCLLWNIFGFSTAVDSKPNILLFLADDLGIGDVGCYGNNTIRTPNIDRLAREGVKLTQHIAAAPLCTPSRAAFLTGRYPIRSGMASSNRYRALQWNAGSGGLPANETTFARLLQQQGYTTGLIGKWHQGVNCESFSDHCHHPLNHGFDYFYGMLFTLLNNCQENKPPELDVALQAKLWLYSQIIAFAVLTLAAGRLTGLVSIRWKIIACFTLAGCLFFISWYSSYGFVQRWNCILMRNHDITEQPMRLERTASLMLKEAISFIKRNRNGPFLLFVSFLHVHTPLFTTVKFLGKSHHGLYGDNVEEMDWMVGKILDLLDKEGLKNHTFTYFASDHGGHLEAQDGSAQMGGWNGIYKGGKGMGGWEGGIRVPGVFRWPGVLPAGTVINEPTSLMDIFPTVVHLAGGILPQDRVIDGRNLMPLLQGRTQKSEHKFLFHYCGSYLHAVRWHQKDSGAVWKAHYVTPNFHPLGAGACYGKGICPCFGEGVTHHDPPLLYDLSRDPSESQPLSADTEPLFDTVIEQIGRAIEEHRRTLTAVPQQLSLYNIIWKPWLQPCCGTFPFCWCDKEGDSTQSL, from the exons ATGATTGCAGTCCTACCTTGCACAGCCATCGCTGCCATTCTATTCAG GACGTACTTCCTAATGGCATTGACTTCATGTTTACTCTGGAACATATTTGGCTTTAGTACAGCTGTGGATTCTAAACCCAACATACTTTTGTTCCTTGCTGATGATCTTGGCATTGGCGATGTAGGATGTTATGGGAACAATACCATAAG gaCCCCAAACATTGACCGCCTGGCAAGAGAAGGAGTGAAGCTTACTCAGCACATTGCCGCAGCTCCACTCTGCACCCCAAGCAGAGCAGCTTTTCTCACTGGCAGATACCCCATCAGATCAG GGATGGCTTCCAGCAACCGATACCGAGCACTGCAGTGGAATGCTGGGTCAGGAGGGCTCCCTGCAAATGAAACAACTTTTGCCAGACTTCTACAGCAACAAGGCTATACCACTGGGCTGATAG GAAAGTGGCATCAAGGTGTAAACTGTGAATCCTTCAGTGATCATTGCCACCATCCTCTAAATCATGGGTTTGACTACTTTTATGGCATGCTTTTTACACTTCTAAACAACTGTCAAGAAAACAAACCTCCAGAGCTGGATGTAGCCCTTCAAGCCAAGCTTTGGCTTTACAGTCAGATAATTGCCTTCGCTGTGCTTACTCTTGCTGCTGGAAGACTGACTGGTTTGGTTTCCATCCGCTGGAAGATAATTGCCTGTTTCACTTTGGCGGGctgccttttcttcatttcttggtACTCCAGTTATGGCTTTGTGCAGCGTTGGAACTGCATCCTGATGAGGAACCATGATATCACTGAGCAGCCAATGAGGTTAGAGAGGACTGCCTCCCTCATGCTGAAGGAGGCAATATCATTTATCAAAAG aaacagaaacggaccattccttctctttgtttcctttcttcatgtTCACACACCCCTCTTCACCACAGTGAAGTTTCTTGGGAAAAGCCATCACGGTTTGTATGGAGAcaatgtggaagaaatggactgGATGGTGG GCAAAATTTTAGATTTGCTTGACAAGGAAGGTTTGAAAAATCATACGTTCACATACTTTGCCTCTGATCATGGAGGACACTTGGAAGCTCAGGATGGTTCTGCCCAGATGGGTGGCTGGAATGGCATTTATAAAg GTGGAAAAGGCATGGGAGGTTGGGAAGGAGGGATCCGTGTGCCAGGAGTATTCAGGTGGCCAGGAGTGTTACCTGCAGGCACAGTTATCAATGAACCTACAAGTCTGATGGATATTTTTCCCACAGTTGTTCATCTGGCTGGAGGAATATTGCCTCAGGACAG GGTAATCGACGGACGAAACTTGATGCCTTTACTCCAAGGAAGAACTCAAAAGTCAGAGCATAAGTTCCTCTTTCACTACTGTGGATCCTACTTGCACGCAGTGCGGTGGCACCAAAAAGACA GTGGAGCTGTCTGGAAGGCTCATTATGTGACCCCAAACTTCCATCCACTCGGGGCTGGGGCTTGTTATGGAAAAGGAATTTGCCCATGTTTTGGGGAAGGCGTGACCCATCATGACCCTCCACTGCTGTATGACCTCTCACGAGACCCTTCTGAGTCCCAGCCTCTGTCAGCTGACACCGAGCCCCTCTTTGACACTGTAATAGAGCAGATTGGGAGAGCCATTGAAGAGCACCGCAGGACACTGACTGCAgtcccacagcagctctccttaTACAACATCATCTGGAAgccatggctgcagccctgctgtgggacATTCCCATTCTGTTGGTGTGATAAAGAAGGTGACAGCACACAGAGTTTGTAA